The Candida albicans SC5314 chromosome 5, complete sequence genome includes a region encoding these proteins:
- the PCL1 gene encoding Pcl1p (Cyclin homolog; transcript induced by filamentous growth; induced by alpha pheromone in SpiderM medium), translating to MVSSIDLQALKVFLNGPITHDMIHKIVVATLQVIPCEDTKSKTYTSSNNTIKQLPSLMTFLTKLVKYTNVYTGTLMATLIYLQKLKSRLPKNAHGLPCTRHRILLSCLILSSKFHNDSSPKNKHWAKYTDGLFNVKDINLMERQLIFLLNWDLKVTNEEMCQSLQSFLEPIKTDIIKQEKFQKYLQQKNQETKQMANAAVAVSISATTTPVTLSRSSTSTSTSSLVSSASSCSGRSSRSSSISPDHLSPMHYSNTNNNHYRQDSSSSISSIGSNNSPSSVYSISPKHNHKSIIANNNSHNNNNGGGGGGSGVCQIIDPIIELTAQKEELELKNFLSRKFGTTTTTTTTTTSTGNNNYGYGYHAAYGYNVANNF from the coding sequence ATggtttcttcaattgatttacaaGCTTTAAAAGTATTTCTTAATGGTCCAATCACTCATGATATGATCCATaagattgttgttgctacTTTACAAGTTATCCCTTGTGAAGACACCAAAAGTAAAACTTATACTTCATCTAATAATACTATTAAACAATTACCTTCATTAATGACATTTTTAACTAAATTAGTGAAATATACTAATGTTTATACTGGTACATTAATGGCAacattaatttatttacaaaaattgaaatcaagaTTACCTAAAAATGCTCATGGATTACCTTGTACTAGACATAGAATTTTATTGAgttgtttaattttatcatcTAAATTTCATAATGATTCATCACCCAAAAATAAACATTGGGCTAAATATACCGATGGATTATTTAATGTCAAAGATATTAATTTAATGGAAAgacaattgattttcttgttgaatTGGGATTTAAAAGTTACTAATGAAGAAATGTGTCAATCTTTACAAAGCTTTTTGGAACCAATCAAAActgatattattaaacaagaaaaattccaaaaatatcttcaacaaaaaaatcaagaaaccaaacaaaTGGCCAATGCTGCCGTTGCTGTATCCATTTCTGCTACAACTACTCCTGTCACTTTATCAAGATCAAGTACAAGTACCAGTACAAGTTCACTTGTTTCTTCAGCAAGCAGTTGTTCTGGACGTTCTTCAAgatcttcatcaatttccCCAGATCATTTATCACCAATGCATTATAGCAATACTAACAATAATCATTATCGTCAAGATTCATCAAGTTCTATTTCTTCTATTGGTTCAAATAATTCTCCAAGTAGTGTTTATTCAATAAGTCCAAAACATAATCATAAATCTATTATTGCCAACAATAATagccacaacaacaacaatggtggtggtggtggtggtagtggtgtttgtcaaatcattgatccaataattgaattgacggcacaaaaagaagaattagaattgaaaaatttcttatcaagaaaatttggtaccaccaccaccaccacaacaacaaccactaGTACTGGTAATAACAATTATGGATATGGTTATCATGCAGCTTATGGTTATAATGTTGCCAATAACTTTTAA